The following DNA comes from Cellulophaga sp. HaHa_2_95.
CAAAAAGTATTATCGTTAATTCTTCTGATTTACTATTAGAGTTGAGAGCTGCCATCTTAGAAGAAACAAATCCTGAGATTAAACTACAATTGCTAGACATCTCTCTAAAAGTAGAAGATATCCTATTCAAAAATGCTCCTAAATGGGAACCGGAATCTGTAAATGTTCTATTAGAAAAAATCTGTTACTTAGGGATGGCGACTGCAGGTGCTGGCTATGCTGAAACTTGGGAATGGGAACAGTTAATGGGCTCATTAAGCAAATATGAAGCTAAAAAAATGACCTTAGGTGAACTTACAGCTGTTTTAGAAAATGCCCGTAGAGAGGTAGAATGGAGTGCCGCTATGGTAAAGGCTACCTATCAAGACATTGTTAATGAGTACACAGGTTTTGAACCTAAAGCTTATGGTTTTATTGATGACAAAATCAGAGGATCTATTGCCTTGTATTTAGGTAAAGCTGTAGGTGAGCTCGGCGATTTTATTGCACAAGAATCTTCTTTGAGTAATAAAGTTTTAGACATACAAAACCAAAGCACATTTAGAGGATTAAATCCCGGCTACGCCTACGGAGAATTGGTCGTGGTTGATGGCTCTCCTGATGAGATAGAAGTAGCCTCTGATAAGATTTATATTTTTCAACGTCCTCCGGCAGATTTAAAACCTGTTGCAGGAATAGGTACTGTAGCGGAAGGCAACATGGTTTCTCACGTGCAATTACTAGCCCGAAATCTAGGCATCCCGAATGCAGCATTATCCGATGAAAATTTAAAAGATTTACTAAGTTATAATGGTCAGAAAGTATTTTATGCGGTCTCTAACAAAGGAAACGTAATTCTAAAATTGGAGAAAGACATGACAGCAGATGAACGCGCTTTATTTGCAAAAAAAGAACGGAAAGAAGAAAAAATTTCTGTGCCGGTAGGTAATATTCGTTTAGACGAAACTGAGATTCTAAATATGCGTAGTGTTGATGCGGATGATTCAGGAAAGCTTTGTGGACCCAAAGCGGCCAATTTAGGTCAATTAAAAAAGATGTTCCCGGACAATGTTGTAGAGGGATTAGTGATTCCTTTTGGAATTTTTAGAGATCACATGGATCAGCCCATGCCAGGACAAACGGTTACGTATTGGAAGTTCCTTAACACTATGTTTGCAGAAGCAGATAAAATGCGCGCTAATAATGTTATTGAGAAAGAGGTAGAAAACTATCAGCTTATTCAATTAGAAATCTTGAGAGCTGCTATAAAAATAATGCCGCTAAAAGATAGCTTTACCTCTTCCTTAGAAAAAGAATTCTCAACAGTTTTTGGTAAAGATTTAGGCGCAATTCCTGTATTCCTACGCAGTGACACCAATATGGAAGATTTAAAGGATTTTACGGGCGCTGGACTTAATCTAACCATTTTTAATGCGGTAGCTAAAGAAAAAATTATCGCGGGTATCAAAGAGGTATGGGCTTCGCCTTACACCGAACGTAGCTTCAAATGGAGACAAAAATATCTATTAAACCCAGAAAATGTTTTCCCTTCTATTTTAGTCATTCCTAGTGTAGATGTAGATTATTCCGGTGTTTTGATCACTAAAGGATTAAATTCTGGTTTTGAAGAAGATTTAACCATCGCCTTTAGTCGTGGTGCTGGTGGTGCTGTTGACGGTCAATCTGCAGAAACCTATGAAATTAAAAATTCTGGGGGCTATGGATTATTAGCGCCTGCACGTGAACCTTACCATAATACGCTACCAGATACTGGCGGTACTGGTAAGAAATTAGCAACTTTTGAGAAATCGGTTTTAAATGAGCAGAATATAGAAGAGATACGGGCCCTTGCAGAAACAATCCGAAATAGAATGCCTGCCGAAACCACTACAGACTATAAAGGTGCATATGATGTAGAATTAGGCTTTAAAGACAATAAATTATGGCTGTTTCAAATTAGACCTTTTGTAGAAAACAAAAAAGCATTAAGTTCTGCTTATTTAGAATCCATCACCCCAAAAATAAATACGAATAAAGAAATAGCCTTATCTACTAAATTATAACCATGAAAAAATTACTTATCCTAGGAGTACTAATTAGTTCTTGTTTTGCATTTACGACCCTTTTATACTACCCTATTGATGGGTATGAGCAAACAGGAATCAAAAGATTACTCCGCTTAGAATTAATTAAGAATGGTGAGCTAAAAGAAGCTACTCCTTTACCAGAAGGGGCTAAAAAATCATGGAGTGATATACAACTGAATTTAACTTCTAAAGCATCAGATAGTGTGGGGAGTTTTTTACAAGTCGATGAAGATTTCCAGAAGGAAATTAGTGGTTTATTCAGAGGTTTAGATAAAAGCTACTCGCTTACTGTTTTAGATATTTCAGATTTAGATAGCATTCGATACGCCAAAAGAAATGAAACTGCTGGTTACCAACCAGGTAGTGTAGGTAAACTGGCGGTATTAAATGCCTTGTTTACGCAATTGGCTAAGATATACCCAGATTCATGGGAAAGCAGAACAAGCTTATTGAAAAGTAAAACCGTTAAAGCAGGTGTTTGGGGGCTAACCGACGAGCACACTATTCCCATCTATAATGTAGAAAAGAAAACCTTGGTGAAACGCCAAGTTGTGGCTAGTGATGTATTTTCATTGTATGAATGGGCAGATCATATGTTGTCTGTAAGTAACAATGGGGCTGCAAGTATTGTTTGGAGAGAAGCTTTACTAATGGCCGCTTTTGGCAAAGAGTATCCTGAATTGACAGAAGAAAAGGCTTTAACCTACTTTAAAACAACGCCTAAAAAAGAACTGACGGACTTAGCAAATGATGTGGTTAATTTACCTCTTCGTGATTTAGGCATCACCCATGAAGAATGGCGTCTAGGTAGCTTTTTTACAGGCGGTGCTAATACGTATGTTGGAGATAAAGGAGGTAGCACTGGAACTCCTATCGGACTGATGAAATTTTTAGTACAACTAGAGCAAGGGAAAGTTGTAGATGAAAATAGCAGCTTAGAAATGAAGCGCCTTATGTACATGACAGATCGTAGAATTAGATATGCACAATCTCCTGCATTGAAGGATGCTGCCGTATATTTCAAATCTGGAAGCTTGTACAAATGTGATCGTTCTAACGGTCAAGTTTGTGGAAAATATATGGGGAATGTTTCAAATTTTATGAACTCAGTCATTATCGTTGAACACCCAGATAATTGTACATACATGGTGGTATTAATGACCAATGTATTGCGTAAAAATTCGGCCTCAGATCATATGTATCTAGCATCCGCAATAGACAAAGTGATTAAACAATAATAGTTAAACTCTTCAAAACTGTTTTAATAAGATGGACACATAACGTCATAATTCAATGTTAATTAAGTAAATTTAAAAACATACTACCTAGTATTTTATTACTTTTACTACATGGAGCAAAAGCAGAAATCGGAATTTACGAAACAATTAATCCTAGAAGAATCATTTAGGTTATTTTATTCTAACGGGTTTAAAAGTACTAGTGTCGATAAAGTTATGCTCGCTACCAAGCTTACAAAAGGTGCCTTCTACCACCATTATAAAAACAAACAAGAATTAGGTCTCGCTGTAATTAGCACAAAAGTAAAAGAGCGTGTGTATGACGGCATGGTTGCCCCTTTATATCAACCGGGTAACGCTTTGGATATTTTAAAAGCCACTTTTATCGATCGTCTAAAATCATTTTCTATTCATGAAAAGAAACATGGGTGCCCCATGAATAATTTAATTAATGAGATTGGAGATGAAGAAATTGCATATCAAATCGCATTAAAAAAAATTATAGAAGAGTGGCAAGCAGCGCTAATTTTCTTAATTGATAGAGGTAAACTAGAAAAGAGTATCCAACAAAATATAGAAAGTAAAGCGGTTGCTATTTATTTAATTAGTGCTTTTGAAGGCATTCG
Coding sequences within:
- a CDS encoding serine hydrolase, encoding MKKLLILGVLISSCFAFTTLLYYPIDGYEQTGIKRLLRLELIKNGELKEATPLPEGAKKSWSDIQLNLTSKASDSVGSFLQVDEDFQKEISGLFRGLDKSYSLTVLDISDLDSIRYAKRNETAGYQPGSVGKLAVLNALFTQLAKIYPDSWESRTSLLKSKTVKAGVWGLTDEHTIPIYNVEKKTLVKRQVVASDVFSLYEWADHMLSVSNNGAASIVWREALLMAAFGKEYPELTEEKALTYFKTTPKKELTDLANDVVNLPLRDLGITHEEWRLGSFFTGGANTYVGDKGGSTGTPIGLMKFLVQLEQGKVVDENSSLEMKRLMYMTDRRIRYAQSPALKDAAVYFKSGSLYKCDRSNGQVCGKYMGNVSNFMNSVIIVEHPDNCTYMVVLMTNVLRKNSASDHMYLASAIDKVIKQ
- a CDS encoding PEP/pyruvate-binding domain-containing protein, which gives rise to MKTKSLATFILFLFTATLFSQKRSNEKITEQINTYKNDIRGPYKDIRWFCTDGSIRQPKDPCPENIGPGVQHARYKDAVVALGEQNHIYFGQILAYTDIQEFWDTKHNHSRLKQYQLDKYLRTIDDGWILQKGQYYRGSIQSEDEQAWGIEFYKWLLADQERVAQNYFLIRQSLKDIPHEGDDNTSQLMRSQSKVISDGYESFMDLRVKIHSQPEFVDIQKVKDFKQKHTAKLTTSISKQIDALIGTMQTFYKPIDAATFLANAPLVKKTAIGKKIEAYAITSATDTPKSIIVNSSDLLLELRAAILEETNPEIKLQLLDISLKVEDILFKNAPKWEPESVNVLLEKICYLGMATAGAGYAETWEWEQLMGSLSKYEAKKMTLGELTAVLENARREVEWSAAMVKATYQDIVNEYTGFEPKAYGFIDDKIRGSIALYLGKAVGELGDFIAQESSLSNKVLDIQNQSTFRGLNPGYAYGELVVVDGSPDEIEVASDKIYIFQRPPADLKPVAGIGTVAEGNMVSHVQLLARNLGIPNAALSDENLKDLLSYNGQKVFYAVSNKGNVILKLEKDMTADERALFAKKERKEEKISVPVGNIRLDETEILNMRSVDADDSGKLCGPKAANLGQLKKMFPDNVVEGLVIPFGIFRDHMDQPMPGQTVTYWKFLNTMFAEADKMRANNVIEKEVENYQLIQLEILRAAIKIMPLKDSFTSSLEKEFSTVFGKDLGAIPVFLRSDTNMEDLKDFTGAGLNLTIFNAVAKEKIIAGIKEVWASPYTERSFKWRQKYLLNPENVFPSILVIPSVDVDYSGVLITKGLNSGFEEDLTIAFSRGAGGAVDGQSAETYEIKNSGGYGLLAPAREPYHNTLPDTGGTGKKLATFEKSVLNEQNIEEIRALAETIRNRMPAETTTDYKGAYDVELGFKDNKLWLFQIRPFVENKKALSSAYLESITPKINTNKEIALSTKL
- a CDS encoding TetR/AcrR family transcriptional regulator — translated: MEQKQKSEFTKQLILEESFRLFYSNGFKSTSVDKVMLATKLTKGAFYHHYKNKQELGLAVISTKVKERVYDGMVAPLYQPGNALDILKATFIDRLKSFSIHEKKHGCPMNNLINEIGDEEIAYQIALKKIIEEWQAALIFLIDRGKLEKSIQQNIESKAVAIYLISAFEGIRGIRKLYQDDAILETYISGLSFYLQKLEV